A single window of Nicotiana sylvestris chromosome 3, ASM39365v2, whole genome shotgun sequence DNA harbors:
- the LOC104222099 gene encoding ruvB-like protein 1 isoform X3 produces MTSPHGIPVDLLDRLVIVRTETYGPAEMIQIPTNISYIRAQVEELEIDEESLAYLGEIGQQASLRHAVRLLSPASVVAKMNGRDKICKTDLEEVNTLYLDAKSSAQLLQKG; encoded by the exons ATGACTAGTCCACATGGCATTCCAGTTGACTTGTTAGATCGGTTGGTGATTGTCAGAACCGAAACTTATGGTCCAGCTGAAATGATACAGATTCCCACCA ATATTAGCTATATACGTGCACAAGTGGAGGAActagaaatagatgaagaaagcCTTGCTTACTTGGGCGAGATTGGACAGCAAGCTTCCTTAAG GCATGCTGTACGGCTACTATCACCAGCCAGTGTAGTCGCCAAAATGAACGGCCGTGACAAAATCTGCAAG ACGGATCTAGAAGAAGTTAATACATTGTATCTTGACGCGAAGTCATCTGCTCAACTTCTTCAAAAGGGATAG
- the LOC104222099 gene encoding ruvB-like protein 1 isoform X2, whose translation MTSPHGIPVDLLDRLVIVRTETYGPAEMIQIPTSSFNFSYISYIRAQVEELEIDEESLAYLGEIGQQASLRHAVRLLSPASVVAKMNGRDKICKTDLEEVNTLYLDAKSSAQLLQKG comes from the exons ATGACTAGTCCACATGGCATTCCAGTTGACTTGTTAGATCGGTTGGTGATTGTCAGAACCGAAACTTATGGTCCAGCTGAAATGATACAGATTCCCACCAGTTCGTTCAACTTTTCTT ATATTAGCTATATACGTGCACAAGTGGAGGAActagaaatagatgaagaaagcCTTGCTTACTTGGGCGAGATTGGACAGCAAGCTTCCTTAAG GCATGCTGTACGGCTACTATCACCAGCCAGTGTAGTCGCCAAAATGAACGGCCGTGACAAAATCTGCAAG ACGGATCTAGAAGAAGTTAATACATTGTATCTTGACGCGAAGTCATCTGCTCAACTTCTTCAAAAGGGATAG
- the LOC104222099 gene encoding ruvB-like protein 1 isoform X5 produces MKIEEVPFCPMVRSEVYSSEVKKTEVLMESFRRAIGLRIKENKEVYEGEVTELSPEESESMTGGYCKSISHVIVGLKTVKGTKQLKLDPTMYDALIKEKGA; encoded by the exons atgaagATAGAAGAG GTTCCATTTTGCCCGATGGTTAGATCTGAAGTGTATTCATCAGAAGTGAAGAAAACTGAGGTTTTAATGGAAAGTTTTCGTCGAGCTATTGGTCTTCGTATCAAGGAAAATAAGGAAGTTTATGAAGGAGAG GTGACTGAACTATCTCCAGAAGAGAGTGAGAGCATGACAGGTGGATATTGTAAAAGTATTAGCCATGTTATAGTTGGGTTGAAAACTGTCAAAGGTACCAAACAATTGAAGCTTGACCCCACAATGTATGATGCCTTAATTAAAGAGAAG GGAGCCTAA
- the LOC104222099 gene encoding ruvB-like protein 1 isoform X1, translating to MKIEEVPFCPMVRSEVYSSEVKKTEVLMESFRRAIGLRIKENKEVYEGEVTELSPEESESMTGGYCKSISHVIVGLKTVKGTKQLKLDPTMYDALIKEKLLVMSFTLNQTVERLKEWAEVMLLPQNLILRQRSMFHFLKERFTKRRR from the exons atgaagATAGAAGAG GTTCCATTTTGCCCGATGGTTAGATCTGAAGTGTATTCATCAGAAGTGAAGAAAACTGAGGTTTTAATGGAAAGTTTTCGTCGAGCTATTGGTCTTCGTATCAAGGAAAATAAGGAAGTTTATGAAGGAGAG GTGACTGAACTATCTCCAGAAGAGAGTGAGAGCATGACAGGTGGATATTGTAAAAGTATTAGCCATGTTATAGTTGGGTTGAAAACTGTCAAAGGTACCAAACAATTGAAGCTTGACCCCACAATGTATGATGCCTTAATTAAAGAGAAG CTGTTGGTGATGTCATTTACATTGAATCAAACAGTGGAGCGGTTAAAAGAGTGGGCAGAAGTGATGCTTTTGCCACAGAATTTGATCTTGAGGCAGAGGAGTATGTTCCACTTCCTAAAGGAGAGGTTCACAAAAAGAAGGAGATAG
- the LOC104222099 gene encoding ruvB-like protein 1 isoform X4: MKIEEVPFCPMVRSEVYSSEVKKTEVLMESFRRAIGLRIKENKEVYEGEVTELSPEESESMTGGYCKSISHVIVGLKTVKGTKQLKLDPTMYDALIKEKWSG; this comes from the exons atgaagATAGAAGAG GTTCCATTTTGCCCGATGGTTAGATCTGAAGTGTATTCATCAGAAGTGAAGAAAACTGAGGTTTTAATGGAAAGTTTTCGTCGAGCTATTGGTCTTCGTATCAAGGAAAATAAGGAAGTTTATGAAGGAGAG GTGACTGAACTATCTCCAGAAGAGAGTGAGAGCATGACAGGTGGATATTGTAAAAGTATTAGCCATGTTATAGTTGGGTTGAAAACTGTCAAAGGTACCAAACAATTGAAGCTTGACCCCACAATGTATGATGCCTTAATTAAAGAGAAG TGGAGCGGTTAA